The DNA region TTCCCGCACGAGTCTCGGGGTCTCTCTCGGCGGAGCCTCTCTGATTTCGTACGCGGAGTGGATGCACTGAACCGCGCGCTCGACACGCGAGCGATCGTTGAAATGGAGAGTGACCAGCCTCTCTCCATTCCGGAGCTCCGCTCCGATTTTCGCGTGGACCACGATGCCCGCCTGTCGATCGATGGAGTCTTCGCGACGCTCCCGACCGGCTCCGAGCAACATCGACGCGGTGCCGATCAGCTCGGCGTCCATCGCGTTGACGAAACCGTCGCGCGTGGCTCGAACCTCGACGCTCGCGCTCGCGCGGTCGAAGAGCCGCCTGTCGGCGAATCCGGGATCGCCGCCCTGCGCTTCGACGATCTGGAGAAATTTCTCCC from Vicinamibacteria bacterium includes:
- the deoA gene encoding pyrimidine-nucleoside phosphorylase (Catalyzes the reversible phosphorolysis of thymidine, deoxyuridine and their analogues to their respective bases and 2-deoxyribose 1-phosphate), with translation DNVGNALEVEEALSVLEGRGPADLVTLSLRLAAEMLVLGGVASSRAEAEKKVAEERSSGRGREKFLQIVEAQGGDPGFADRRLFDRASASVEVRATRDGFVNAMDAELIGTASMLLGAGRERREDSIDRQAGIVVHAKIGAELRNGERLVTLHFNDRSRVERAVQCIHSAYEIREAPPRETPRLVREVLEQETSA